The Mytilus galloprovincialis chromosome 3, xbMytGall1.hap1.1, whole genome shotgun sequence genomic interval CGTTGATTTATAGTACGATCTCTAATAAGTATTTATGACtttgtaatatttaaatatttgcatGGTCGGTTATGCAATATACTAACTATCTTTCTGTCAAAGATTTTCTGGATAGTATGctgttgttatttgtttttgacattaagagaatttcattttattacacAAAGGTTTATGGTTAAGGATtatgttatacaagtgagaggtatagctagctataaaaccaggttcaatccaccattttctacatttgaaaatgcctgtaccaagtcaggaatatgacagttcttgtccattcgtttttgatgcgttttgttatttgattttgccatgtgattatggactttccgaattgattttcctctgagttcagtatttttgtgattttattttttatatttgtattcgctaaaaatcaatcaattcaaTTGGAAAATAAAAGCTTACCGagctttctttattttatttcataatttacaCATTTAAAAGCTATCACATTATTTCCAATCCACCTTAAAGTCTATGGATATGACTTAAATTGTACAAGGAATTTTCATAGAATTTACCCTAAAATGGAGCAAATTGAGCACACAATACAATTTGTTCAATTTTGGATATATAATATGAAACTGACTTCATACAAAAACGTCTTTAAAGGAGTGAAACGAAGCTAGCATAATCCTTTCCACTTTCcgatatatatatagaagtcgTAGTTTGGGGATTATGTTGAACGTATCTTTCCCATTAatcttaaaataaagaataagggGTTTACGTTAAGTATAAAGATAAgagatgttgtataattgccaattagTCACATATTCGTCCAAAGAAAGTGGATGTAAGAAATTATAGGCAACCAAACTGCATTCATCAATGAGAAAAGAAACATAACGTATGGTCGGCTATATAAGTTCCCGACATGAAACATATGAAACTATTCGATTGAGAACACTAAAAGCTttctttataacaatataatttatgaaaaaaaattgatagacatgaaccaacgacaaccacgtGCACTGAACTATgtgctccttacttgggacaggcacataatgaatgatgcggggttaaacatatttgtgaacGATCAACCCTCCCTCACCTGCGACAGTGGTGCAACAGTATAACATAAGaccaaattataaaaatcagttgaaaaatgctcAACTCATTAGATGTATAAAAAATAGTAATACATCTAAAAAACAGATTGGAAGTTGACAGGTAACTATACATCCCcgaaacaaaaagacactaaatagatataggaagatgtggtatgagtgccaatgggacaacccTCCATCccagtcataatttataaaagtaaaataggTTAATATACGGTCTTAAACACGAAGCCTTgggtcacaccgaacagcaagctataaagggctccaaaaaacttactagtataaaaccattcaaacgggaaaaccaacggtctaatctttataaaaaaaaaacgagaaacgagaaacacttatgaaccaccaAACAATTGCAGCGTTTTAATGTTAgcaaaccttctcccttatctGAAATTGAGTACAGATCTGTCaggtagttcaaagccaataaaaaaatcaaaaaagcaTGTATTCAAGACTgaagtctgcttcatatcttgacttacatgaaaaatttgacaatgagggtcggctgTTAACAAATCTTAACGACAAAAAATATGAATTCAGCTTTCCGATTGTGTagtttccatttctatgtaacataATTTTAGCATGCCTGAAAATGGCGTGAATATCTCCAATTCTCTATGGAttgcgtttcctatcatgatttccttgatagagtaTTGGTGCTCACACGGAAGCTATCAAACAAAGATTTCGAAGTGGTGAAGATATTAATTCCACCGAATATTACACAGATGCCATCAAGACTTGCTAACCATAAGGTATATCTGTTTTaaagatgacgacggatatgtttaCTGGTTCTTCCCACATTCCCGCTCTCTTATACCTAGGCCTGAATGTGACCAACTGGATTATATTTGTCACCGGATTTGTACAAACATGAACAACACTCAGGTATCACATATTGGACAAAACATGCTTACCCTTCAGCGGCACCTGATTTGTCCCTGTTCACATCAATTTTCAAGCTCACGGTGCCACATTTCAAGATTTGCATATTTGTAACATGTTTTAAAGTCATGAAATAATTAAATGAACAGGCAGCATATTTTTACAAACAGGTTTAGGATAGTTGAACCAGAAGACGGACAATGGGGAATAAAGAAAAATGATTCCTGGACAGGAATGATCGGATTACTTGAAGACAGAGTAAGAATTCATTATCCATCAAAAACATATTCTCAGTAATATTAAATACATTTACAGAAAATTGGTCCACATGTATGGTATCATTCGAGAAGAGATTCCCATATGTCTTGAATACACGTACATCAACTATAACGCCTCTGTCAATGCAACAGTATTATGTTTGTCGCATATTTTCcttctttaaaaaatgataaaggtATTTATTAAACATGTACCAACTAGCTATTACGAGGCATCGGGTTTAACGTCCGCAATTTCGACCACCAAAGGAGCGTATTTTATCCACGTGTTACAGCCAAACATACAACCCACTTTAGCATTGGTTTACTGCCGAACGGGATGTCCATTGGATGACCATATTTCAAGACCCCAGCAGAAACAAAACATTTGCAATCTTTGCTACATGTTAAAAGTCGattcattagaaaaaaaaatgacaatataatgaaGATGTAGTATTggtgccaataagacaacccaACAGTgtgtaaaaaaagtaaacaatttagGTAAAAGTACGGACTTCGATACAAAGCTTTAgttcataccgaacagcaagctaccaAGGGCGCCAACATGACTAGTGCAAAACAATTCATACAACAATCCAATGGGCCTTATCTGTTtttaaaacgagaaacgagaaacacttataaaccacatcaaaaaacgacaactaccgatcaacaggttcctgacttaccACAGGTGCAAGCAAATACAGTGGGTAAATAACGAAGAAGAATACATGCTATATTTCTTTTCTATAATATGTTAAATATAATTTTCAGAAGGTGGACATTGTTGCCGCTCCTTTAACAGTTACGTATGACAGATCACAAACTGTTGATTTCTTGTATCCAATCTTTTTCGACACTAACAGGATCGTGATAGGGCGACCCATAGACGACGATGATAACAAATGGAGAACtctcattgatatttttagtGGAACTGTGCTGGCATACATTGCTGCTAGTATAAtatttgttacaatatttttatgttttgtggAGAAAGTTAATCCATAttattttttggagaaaaataaggaaaaaagtCGACTGAGTAAATTGTCTGATTGTGTTTGGTACAACTATGGAGCACTGTTGACTCAAGGTAGTGTGGCAATTATAAATAGATAACGCCAGTATATATTTAAACATTGAGGACGATTGGCAACCATTACTTTATCAATTTGCTTTTGTTTTCATTGCGAATACGAATacgaaaatgataaaatataaataaaaacccaTGTTAAAAACAGTGTTGATCATTATTTTGAGTTCATATAAAAACCCCTCTGAGCTGCAATCAGTCATTtatgtgtttatataaaaaatagaaaacttTCATAGTTTATTTCAAACGTGGATCTCTCATCTTTTACACTTTAAATGCATAGATACTAAACAACTAGTAAGGCAAAATGCACTTTAATTTTcttaataacttttttatcaaCTTTTATACCCAAATAAACAGAACATATTAATGAAGCATTAGTATACATGATTATTTGTAAAACCGGTATCTGTAAACAGGACAAGTATCTTGATGAACCATAATCGAGTGAGCTTCATACCGTTCACATAGACatcaaaattaatgaaacaaatCGGGTGAAAGGGTATGGACATAACGAATTTTACCTCAGTGCATGCATATTCTTCTTTCCTTGCATAAAAATCAATTCCCCAtattcagatttatttttcaattatttaataaGGAGGAACTAATACACCAGATTCGCAAACAGGGCGAACTGTTCTGAGTTATTGGTGGATATTTTGTATAGTTTCCATGGCTATATATAGCGGTAATTTGGTGGCGTTTCTTACAGTTGCCAAAGATGAATTGCCGTTTACTACAATGTCGGGAATGGTAcaacaagaaaaatataaatgGGGACTGTATGGTCACGGTGCTATGCACAGCTATTTATCTGTAAGTATTATGTATGATGGAACTCGTTGTACGCATCGAAATTTTAATCGGCATACTTTATCGAATATGACTCTGCTCATTAGTACtatttttatcatgattttttatttagaattgttCATATGAAAAGTACCATTTTGAAATTACTAActgtattttgaatttattgttcGAAAGTTGCCAAGCTCCCGTCACTTTTTGAATTATGCACtatcaaaatcaaatttaaaagtacGTTCCCTCAGAATACATCTTGATCATTTAACTTATCTTAAACGACAGTATGGATCCACAGTTATGTCATACCGTGTGTATGGATAAAGGTTCATGTGGACTTAGCGTTAGCTACATGACAGAGATTCTCAAAAGATATCTAGATTTCAAAACAAAGTCTTGAACAATAGATAGGTGTTAATACAGTGTAACAAAGTCGTAATACTGCTACGTAAGTTATGAATAGATAACAGTATCAACACATGAAGGTAACATACATGTTACATTTTAGGATATGATACTTTGGGCAGGAACataatgtttggttgatataatTCACGTTGTTTATGACTGCACATACTCGATAAAAGTAACTGTAACTTTGggtacaaattgaaaaaaagtaggGGACAAATACTTTTTAAGAATGCTGTatatgtagaaaatattgcaattatatttttaaagattacTTTGTAATCGACAAAATGGACATTATGTGCAGTATCATAAACCACCGCAGGTAATTTTGCGGAAAACAGCAATATATCTTGATACTTTCTATTTTAACGTATGTTTAAGTACCCTGAAATGCAGTCGTTttgaaatcatattttgattttatcattcaGGAATCAACCTTGCCAATTCATCAGGAGGTCTGGAATGGAATCGTCGGTTTCAACCACAGTGACCCAAGTGTTCTCATGTCAAGTGAAGATAAACAATTCGATAAAGTTATAAGAGGGAACTACGCATACTTTGCTGTAAATTTAGTTGCACAATATTATAAAGTTAGAGGATTTGACATTCTCATACTACCAGAAATTATTGCTACAATTCCTAATGCTTTTGCACTTCAAAAGAATTCTCCTTATGAAGAGATGTTTTCAAGGGAGTAAGTATATCGTCTACAGaagactaatcagtgacactTGAATACCGActtgttaaaaaataattaaaaccttGAAATCTCGTTTCAACATCAATTTCACCATTTAATTCCTGAGGTACCATTTTCCCATAATTTTGCTTGAAACTCAGTTTTTCTACGCTTTACACTTCTATTCAGCATGCTCTGTTGAAAGATAGAGCTTTTATCTTCAAAAATgtgaatcgtagatacaaattctTTTTTAAggtcaaaatcattttttttttgtgaagacCCATACAAGTTCCAACCACAAAAACACCAAACATGATCTCATCCAAATACTGGACTTCTTGATCGACAAGATTTCTTTTGAGTTTGGTGGATAAATACATTGATACAAAGTCGATATTCTGATGGGAACTTATCGTGCACCATGACGTTACGACTAGTTTTTGTAATTGTATCACGCAGAAGTAAATGTAAccttaataaaacaaacattttgcctGGTTCTTTTATTTCACTTTCAGAAagattgatgatgtcctatcaccCAATAGCCCGTTTTCACTGACTCTTTGTTTAACATATCGCGCAATAAACTTGAGATATTACTGAAACTAGAAAGTCTGCttcatatattgtttattttcattcgatattgacacagatggacgacttcaaacTAGATACTATGATAAACCTGATGATTGTTTACTTTCAAATTGTTAATTTCCCATTTCAAGTAGTGACATACTAGTATCCTTTTATCTACCATATCATGTGTATATATCCTAGTAAATATGTATAGTTTGTGCGTGTTTAAACTCTTTGTTGATATCTGATTACCGATGTGCtgtatatttttaaaagcatGAAATTGTTGCTAAAATCTGTAAGTTATTTGGTCTGATATTctcttaatattttcaaaaacaggTTACAGTTTTCCCAATCACTGCAAGGAACAAAATTTGTGAAATCAGTTCCAATTCATTATCACGTTAACTAAAAATTCTCCTAACgtttttttgtaaactcaaatAACAAAAGTTATTTCTTAAATCAATGAAAAACAGTTCTGCTTTGAATAGTTTATCCAAGaaactttataaattgttaactTTTCAATTTTGCAGGATTATGCGAATGCACGAGAATGGTTTGATAGACACTTGGCTGAAAGCTGGTTATCCACCGAGTACACAAACGACCATCAAATTCCAAGCTAAAGTAATTGAATTTAAAGACTTACAAAGTGCCTTTTATTTGATAGGTATTGGTGTCACTTCTGGGGTTATTTCATGGATTTTAGAAAGGATCCTACATCGAAGTCCGAAGTGTAACTTTAGAAAGACTAAAGGAAGTGTAAAATTGCATCGCATGCAGTCATTTGATCTAACAGCAATCCAATAGTACTATTGTAATTTACTAAGTAATGATAATTTTACAGcattatatatagaataaaaaataacattatatgtaaataatcaatttctgTTTCAATGCCACATATTCCCAGTCTCTTTATATCTATTTAAGAACAAGCAGGTTTAGGACTTTACAATTGTAAACTTAATTTTCAGTGCTTCgttgaaaatattcatatgcTGTCATTGGGTCAAAATGAGAGTTAGAATATGCAAATAAGGATATTGtgtaatatctaaaaaaaaatatttatatatagatacaccaaaatatgttattattattgttgATGTTATCATCATATTTGTTAATTATAATGACAATTTGCAAAAGCAAGGGTTGTGTTTTGCATtttaattataatgaaaatttgtAAAAGCTAGGGTTGTATTTATAACGTTTAATTAATGTGTATATTATTGTTAACCATTTGATGGTTCAGTGACACACATGTCGTATCTTTTGATATACAGAAATAAAAGATAAGCTTCATTATTATATCTAGAAAGAAAAATCTGTCATTGAAAATTCTCCATAATATATGGTTATAGCATTTGCATATACACAGATACATATAAACATATAGTTCAATAAATGGTATTGAATATGGAATtacataaacaattaaaaatactgTTAAGTTTTATTGTCAGTTTTACTAAGATGGTGTTTAGATACTTTGATCTCAATTGTTTTCTCTTCACGTTGTATAGACCCGGAAAACGGTAATAAAACTAAAGCTGTCATGAGGAAAATAATGGTGCCGAAGTAATAAGGTGCATTCCCATTACCAGTTACTTCTTGTAGATACGCTGAAAAGTGTTTTTGAAGGTAATAAAGCTTTTacattaatacaaaaataaatatttcatatataagcAAACATATGATTATGTCATCAAAAACCTTTCTTGTAGACTAATTCAaaatgtacatgtgtatatacatTACTACTATCGATACATCAGTCGGTTGACCTCCAGTCTTCTGCATTAAGTAATTGTTTCGATGTTCGCATGATAGACACTGTACAATTGTTCAATGAATACTTTTAGTCATACTTTTAGTCACAACTGATTTACGTTCTTTTCTTATATAAATCAATGTGGCgttggtttttattttgatttgtgtCACCTTTTCGATGCCTTTATTGCTTGCTATCTAGTATGATGTTTCCATTGTTTAATGATCATTTCCATACCTTTAGTCTCTGGTGGTTGGTCAaacttcatcttttttttttaaaatatttttgtcattgaattacaggctactgactagGAACAGGCATTCAAAGAATGTGATGCAGTTAAACTTgtctttgaaaaaagtaaaatcacaaaaatactgaactcagagaaaaatcaattcggaaagtccataatcacatggcaaaatcaaataacaaaacgcatcaaaaacgaatggacaagaactgtcatattcctgacttggtacaggcattttcaaatgtagaaaatggtggattgaacctggttttatagctagctaaacctctcacttgtatgacagtcgcatcaaattccattatatagtcaccgatgcgtgaacaaaacaaacagacataataggtaaaaatgtcaaaaataggggtacagcagtcaacattgtgttatcatcttaatcactataaaaacaacaaatgtaacgaagaagcacaaaaaggcatacatcaaattaacatcctcattttgattatattatacgattatatttgtctatgtaaaatgcacccatcaaggaaggagggtatgggtactggtgtaaaattgcgcgtttgaaattcgcacaggtagacatgaaataattttgtcgttcaaagtatgacgggatgcacaaatacagtcacgcaaaatagatataacaaacactgacttagcagttaaagtaataataataaataaaataatagtgtggttcaaagtatgacgtgatacataagtacagagtcacgtaaaatgtatatcacaaaaaaagttggttaacagtaaaagtaatattagtgaataaaataattttgttgaaacatattttgtttattttaatgttattgcATTCACAAGAAAAAGCTTAAAgtacttttatattttatatttgttttttttatttaattctttttttcgaTTATAAATTTATAGGTGGTGTAACTTTCTTCGGGTTTTTAAATCTAAATAGATACTGGTATCTTTGACAAGACAATCTAATTCTATAGCATGCTTTTTATTACTGCATCTAACTACCTGCCAATGGATTTCCTGCAAGTAACCCAAGACCCTGCATAACCAAAGACATACTTATTCCTCGACTATAATACTTTGGTTCTGTTATGTTTTTAATTGCCAAGGCATATCCTAGATTCACACCACCTAGAAcacaaaataaacagaaaaaaattgtattgtgCAATTAagagttttttttgtttatgcaaaatctcataaataaaaaagtgttgttcatttctaaattttatttttgaaacgtctgattaaaacatgttttgctatgttttttgtatatgatatttgtacgatatttttgttgttaaattcGCATCTTACGGAATATTTGCTAGATTGTAGCAAAATAAGACTAATCGCAAAAGCATTTCGGCTGAAGTTTAATTACAAAACAATTTCGAAAATTTTTCACAAATATGCGCTTACTGTGGGATTCAATATTTCTGACATAAATCATCGAAGACGTCTTCCCAGTTCGATATATAGATTCTAGTAGGTAAGAAAATTTAC includes:
- the LOC143067115 gene encoding putative glutamate receptor isoform X3, translated to MYNRMTMFFLCIILILNCAALSEMLDNLHLQIDMFGIEDKLHIQFVKLKHNGATYMINVSMHFHKNNETFMYCSELSEISTSDTVCLSSSLKCTLLDTFNEFAIGSMICGTQMKYDLHVITQNIETKKLKESDILLQFIKIVHWRNLVLFYQNKTEKVTSSLIDELSDIGICVSMVNTDRINGSELSNYIIQSFKETSNMLVICYAACIHSVLQLVNKMDRTNLDFGALIQRETKWIVLSMDHTNSSFVPSVSHNISNIAVIESSDRFVHICNGNTIISSEDLIVNKSYSKDELQNAIKATGIASIVKWRPFNEKISEGNYTGFTMFVLQRLAHQLNFTFRIVEPEDGQWGIKKNDSWTGMIGLLEDRKVDIVAAPLTVTYDRSQTVDFLYPIFFDTNRIVIGRPIDDDDNKWRTLIDIFSGTVLAYIAASIIFVTIFLCFVEKVNPYYFLEKNKEKSRLSKLSDCVWYNYGALLTQGGTNTPDSQTGRTVLSYWWIFCIVSMAIYSGNLVAFLTVAKDELPFTTMSGMVQQEKYKWGLYGHGAMHSYLSESTLPIHQEVWNGIVGFNHSDPSVLMSSEDKQFDKVIRGNYAYFAVNLVAQYYKVRGFDILILPEIIATIPNAFALQKNSPYEEMFSREIMRMHENGLIDTWLKAGYPPSTQTTIKFQAKVIEFKDLQSAFYLIGIGVTSGVISWILERILHRSPKCNFRKTKGSVKLHRMQSFDLTAIQ
- the LOC143067115 gene encoding putative glutamate receptor isoform X4, with amino-acid sequence MYNRMTMFFLCIILILNCAALSEMLDNLHLQIEKVTSSLIDELSDIGICVSMVNTDRINGSELSNYIIQSFKETSNMLVICYAACIHSVLQLVNKMDRTNLDFGALIQRETKWIVLSMDHTNSSFVPSVSHNISNIAVIESSDRFVHICNGNTIISSEDLIVNKSYSKDELQNAIKATGIASIVKTYAGMQSFKVQTLMFTRKGRQLVNVPLKTNLSEILLQGELFPNTKYGFNQKQLLVTTLEWRPFNEKISEGNYTGFTMFVLQRLAHQLNFTFRIVEPEDGQWGIKKNDSWTGMIGLLEDRKVDIVAAPLTVTYDRSQTVDFLYPIFFDTNRIVIGRPIDDDDNKWRTLIDIFSGTVLAYIAASIIFVTIFLCFVEKVNPYYFLEKNKEKSRLSKLSDCVWYNYGALLTQGGTNTPDSQTGRTVLSYWWIFCIVSMAIYSGNLVAFLTVAKDELPFTTMSGMVQQEKYKWGLYGHGAMHSYLSESTLPIHQEVWNGIVGFNHSDPSVLMSSEDKQFDKVIRGNYAYFAVNLVAQYYKVRGFDILILPEIIATIPNAFALQKNSPYEEMFSREIMRMHENGLIDTWLKAGYPPSTQTTIKFQAKVIEFKDLQSAFYLIGIGVTSGVISWILERILHRSPKCNFRKTKGSVKLHRMQSFDLTAIQ